The region GGAAATTGCCATTGGAGTGCCCCAACAACAGTGGTTAATGGCAGGGGCTTCCTCCTTAGATGAAGATGAAAAAGAAAGTGCTATTACGGATAGGGAAAAATAGTACCGACAGTTAGTTTGTTCTTACAAACCCCCGGGAGCAGATTCCCGCCGAAAAATGTAAATTATGTAGATTAAGGTCTAGTGCTGATGGGTAGATTACGTTCCCATATCCAAACCTATTTGTTGCGAAGGAAGGGAGAATTATTTCCCCGAAGTTGAACGCCCAGGCCAGTTTGGCGTCAACAGGCAACAAAATGAGCTAAAAACCCAGAAACTTTACTGTATGTAGTGTTTGGTTATGCCAGGAGGCGGACTTGAACCGCCGACACGAGGATTTTCAGTCCACTGCTCTACCAACTGAGCTATCCCGGCTTTTTTAGTGCATTAACAACATACCAAGAAGTATCACCCTTGACAAGCTCTTTGTTTAAATCCCCTGGCTGTGGCATTAACTACCCTGATCGCCAGCCGTTATGGGAGTGTGGCAAAATAGAGGGCGGACAATCCCTCAACAGAGAAACAAACAGTGATGCAGATCCGTGGAACAGACTACACAGCTTTGACTTGGCAGGGGGATGCCCTGGCCCTAGGATTTTTTGAAAATGCGACGGAAATCAGCGGTGATCTGGCCCAATTGGATGACCGCCTGGAGGGAGTATTGCGGGAACTGATGGAGGAAAAGGAGTTTAAGGGTAAAGCTGGACAAAAGTTGGTGGCCCGGGTGGGTAGTAAAACCCCAGTTAAAAAGCTAATCCTGGTGGGCTTGGGGGAAATCGAAAAATTTAACAGCCAGGTTTTAGGGGATGGAGCGGCGGCGATCGCCCGGTTAGCAAAGACAGAAAAAGTTAAAACCCTGGGGGTGAGCTTGCCCCAACGGGAGCATGATCCAGCAGCCACAGCGGCCATTTTAACGGAAGGTATTTTGTTGGCTCTGCATCAGGACAATCGTTTTAAATCCGATCCTGAAGATAAGGAAATTAAACTTACCACCGTGGAATTGTTAGGGCTAGGGGAGCAGGCAACGGCCATTAGTAAAGCGGAAAAAATTGTCTCTGGGGTCATTCTGGCCCGAGAAATGGTAGCAGCACCGGCCAACGCAGTTACCCCCCTAACCTTTACGAAAATTGCCACGGAGTTAGCCCAAACCTATGGCTTGGAGTTGGAAGTGCTGGGGCAGTCGGAATGTGAAGCCCTGGGCATGGGCGCATTTCTGGGGGTGGCGAAAGCTTCCGATTTACCGCCCCAATTTATCCACCTCACCTATCGCCCCGCTAACCCGACCAAAAAGCTAGCCATTGTCGGGAAAAGTCTGACCTTTGACTCCGGCGGTTTGAACATTAAAGGGGCCGGCAGTGGAATTGAAACGATGAAAATGGATATGGGAGGCGGCGGTGCTACCCTGGGGGCGGCCAAGGTGATCGCCCAGTTGAAGCCCAATGTGGAAGTGCATTTCATCTGTGCGGCAACGGAAAATATGATCAGCGGTAAGGCGATGCATCCAGGGGATATTCTCACTGCGTCCAACGGCAAAACCATTGAAGTTAATAACACCGATGCGGAAGGCCGTCTCACCCTAGCCGATGCCCTGGTGTTTGCGGAAAAATTAGGCGTAGAGGCGATCGTCGATCTAGCCACCCTCACTGGGGCTTGCATTGTCGCCCTGGGGGATGACATTGGTGGTTTGTGGAGTCCTAACCAAGAATTGGCCGATCAGTTGAAAACAGCCGCGGAGAAGGCGGGGGAAAAATTCTGGCAAATGCCCATGGAAGATAAATATTTTGAGGGTCTGAAATCCCCCATTGCCGATATGAAAAATACTGGGCCCCGGGCCGGTGGTTCCATTACGGCGGCCCTATTTTTGCAACAGTTCATCAAGGAAACTCCCTGGGCTCATTTGGACATTGCCGGGCCGGTGTGGACAGATAAACAAAACGGGGTTCATAATGCCGGAGCCACGGGCTATCCAGTGCGAACCCTGGTGCAATGGGTATTGGGATTAGCGGAGTAATTTTCTTCGTGTTGTAATTTGGGCAGTATGGTCGGGCGATCTATTTCGTCTGTATGCTTAAAGACAATTGTTTGGCTACTATCGGGATAGTCAACATAGCTCTATCCTTGCTGTATCACTTTTTTTAGATTTGGTGAACCGAAAGATTGGTTTTTGGTTCAAATTTTTTTTGCTGATTAGGTCTCCTCATAAAATTAACTAAGACGAGATAGCGGCAACTAAGAAGCAAAAGGATAATATCCCTCTTCCGTCAGACTGAGGGAAGAGGGATATAGAGCATGACTTTAGTGCATTAAAGAGGGCGAGAATGTATGCACTTTTGGGTACTAGCATAGATAAAATTATTCGAGATTAATGCACAGCTTGATGTCTCATAATTATCCTAATTGGCTATAAACGAAAAAGTTGAATTAGTTAAGGTGAATTTTCACTTTGACAGTTGTCGAGACAAGAAGGATAATTCTCTGCTAGATTTGGCAGTCTCAGGTAATGCAAATTATTTGGTGACGGGAGATAGTGATTTGCTAGCATTAAACCCATTTCAAAATGTAGAAATTGTCTCCTATCAACATTTTCAGACTCTTATTCTCGCCATCATAGATAATTAGTAACTATTGATCGGCGGGTTAACATTTAAATTAAGCATCATTCACAGCGGTGATTTTAACCTCCGTTTCTAGTTCTGACTGCACCGTCAAACCTGTTTCCAGGAAAGTTTTTACGGGCGCTACTTCTCCCCCCACCGGACTGCAATAGGCAGGAATGGCACTGGCCACCAAAGCAATGTGGCGATCGCCAACTGCCAAACCATGGGTGGGATCATAGCCCCGCCAACCGGCTCCTGGTAAGTACACTTCCGCCCAGGCATGGAGTTCCCATTGATTAACTTCCGGATCCCCCGCCTCGTAACCACTGACAAACCGGGACGCCAAACCCATAGCCCGACAAACTTCCATAAATAACACGGTTAAATCACGACAGGAACCCTCTCGACTGCGCCAAGTCACCCCCGCTTCCCAAGGTTCTCCTGTGGCTCGCACTGTATAAGTACAATGTTCGTATAACTTTTGGGTCAAATTTTGCAGAAAAGTAATTGGTTGCCGCTGACAGTCATGGGCAATATCCTGAGCTAGTTCCACTGCCACCGGATCAAGGCGACCTTCGTAGGGGACTAGATAGCTCCGCAACTGTTGGGCTAAGGATTGGGGATAATCAAGCGGTAACTTTAACGCCCAGGGTTCGAGCAAAAAGTTAAAGGGATTTTCCATGGTGGTTTGCACAATTGAATCCACGACGATCGCCAGCTTTTCTGTGGGATCAGTGAACCAAATTTTTTGTTCTCCATTGCCATCAAGGGTGATGATTTCCCCTAAACTGGCGGGGAGAGGATCAATGGTTAAATTATACTTAAGCAAATTTTGCCAACCATTACTGCGGGGCCGCAATCGTAAACGATGGGGCCGTAAATAAACCGGTTGATTAAAACTATATTGGGTATGATGTTCGATGCGATAGGTTGCCATAAAAAATAATAATTTTAATACAATTTCTGGGTAAAATTTAAACTGGTGATGGCAATATTTAGTTTGATAAAATTTGATAAACTTCTAGGGTTTTGCGGGCAGTGTTTTCCCAGGAAAAATCCTTAGACCTAGTTAAACTTTTTTGCCTTAGGTGATCCCGCCAATCCGTATCGCTAACGATTTTTTCCAATGCTAACGCTAGAGTCTGGATATCTTGGGGATCTACTAATACGCCACTGTCTGCCACCACTTCCGGTAATGATCCACCATTGGATGTAATCACGGGTAAGCCAAAGTTCATGGCCTCCATCACCGGCAAACCGAAGCCTTCGTAAAAAGAAGGATAAACAAAAGCGGTAGCCCGTTGATAAAACATCGCTAACCATTGGTTAGGTAGATAGGATAAACGATGAATTTCATTGTTATGAGGAGAATTGGTGATCGCCTCAAGAATTGGTTCATATTTCCAGCCCAGTTGACCGATGAGCACTAACTGGTGGGGCGCTTTGGTGGCTTGTTTGAATAAATTAAAGGCTTTAATCAAACCAACTACATTTTTGCGAGGTTCCAGAGTACTAACGAAGAGAAAATACGGCAGATTAAAATCATAGGGGATTGGCTGGGGTAAAGCAACTAAATTTTCTGGAGTTAAAGTTAGTCCTTGATAACGGCTAGCCTGGGGCGTAACAAAAATTCTTTCTAGGGGAAATTGGTAATACTCGTTAATTTCCCGCTTGGTACTTTCCGCAAAGGTTAAAATTCCCTGGGCAAAGGGCAAACAACGTAAAATTCTTTGGTGGTAGCGTTGGACGATGGGAGGTACAAATTCTGGAAATTTAAGAAAAGTTAAATCGTGAATTGTCAACAAGTTTATACTTTGTCGGCTAGGGAAAATGTAGTGATCGGTACCATGGATAAGATCGGGCTTGCCTAGGCGTGTTTCCAGCAAATTTAAAATGTTTAAAATGGGATTGGGAAAGCTAACTAGATGATCGCTCAGGGTAACTGGTAATGGTAAACAACTACAATCTTTGAATTCAGTCAGATGATGATTTTTTTGCCACTTTCCCCTTAACCAATCCTTTAAACCAGGCTGGTAATAAATTTGTAGGCAAAACTGCCCTTGAAACTGTTGGCTATGCTGGAGTTGATCAAGCGCTCGCAGGAGACTGAGATTATAAAAACCAATACCACTCAGTTGGCCCCGTATTGCCGTAGCATCCACACAAACTTTTAGCATCACCAATCAATCTTTCTCACTGTTGATAAATAATCACTAGATGCCAAAATCTTAATATTCTTCGGGGTAGAAAGCAGTTCTTTGGGTAGGAAGCCTAAGCCGTAATCTTCGATTCGGCGTGGGTAGTTCACGCAGGAACTTTTTCCAGGGGGAGGGTAAAGTAAACCTCTGCCCCTTTATTAACGGCGGTATCGAGGCCAATTTGCCCCCCGTGGGCTTCGACAATGAGCTTGCAAACGTATAGCCCTAAACCTAACCCCAGGGGATTATTATCTCGATCGCCGCGCTGATAGCGGTCAAAAACTCGGTCAGCTATGGCCAGATCCACACCTACCCCATTATCTTTGACTCGACAGGTTAAAGTTTGGCCTATGGCCGTAACTGTGATGGTAATGTTCAAAGGTTGAGAGCGGGGCAATGGATTGTATTTAAGGCTATTGGTCAACAAATTTTCCAACACCCGCCAAAGGAAGTTAGCATCCCCCATGATTAAGGGTAAATTTTCCCCCAAATTCAAACTAAGGGTTACTTCCTGCTCCCCTAGTCCCAATGACCACTCCTGGGCAAAATCCCTCACTAGGGTGCCCAGATCAAGGCGTCGCAATACCAAAGGAACCCCCTGCTGTTCCCAATGTTGACTTTCCACTAGAGAATTGATCAAGGCTAGTTGACGTTCACAACTGCGGGCCATCTGCTCCAGGGTTTGGCGGGGTAGAGAAAGTTCCGTTTGGTTTGGATCAGCCCGTTTGAGGCAATTGTTGAGTACCATGGACAGTCCCAACACAGGATTGCGGAGATCGTGGGACACCACCCGCAGGGAAACTTCCAGGGATTGTTCCGCCCGCTTCCGTTCTTGGATTTCTGCTCGCAGTTGATGTTTTTGTTGTAGCAGTAGTAGTTGATGTTCAATGCGGGCCAGCACTTCCTCCATTTGAAACGGCTTGGTGATGTAGTCCGCTCCCCCCAGGTTAAAGGCTTTGACTTTATCAAATACGTTATCTAGGGCACTGATGAAAATAATTGGGATTTCCTGGGTATCGGGATTGGACTTTAACCGAGCACACATTTCATAGCCGTTCATGGTGGGCATATTAACGTCAAGTAAGATCAAATCCGGCGGGGATTGTTCAATACTTTTGAGGGCAAAATTGGCATCCAACGCTTTGCGGATTCGGTAACCATGGGCGGACAAAAGGTTAGCCAGTAGCCGTACGTTGTCCGGGGTGTCATCGACAATAAAAAGGGTTTTACAGTCCTGGCCCATGGCGATCGCCTGCGGGAATTGATGGAGAAGGAAGAAAAATTAAAGTTGAGCCGAATTTCAAATATCCGTTGGTACAGTTAGGGATAATCAACTGGGTTGCCCCGCTAAGGTTGCCTCCCCAAGACTAGATTCAATCGTCAGGAAAATCTGCTCAAAGCGGTATTCCCTAGCCCAGGTGGCCAATAGGTGAGCCAGGGATGGGGACAAGGTTGGCAGGGACTCAACCAGGGCAATCAGGTCATTGTCATTGCATTCTAGAGCCATTTTTGCCATCTGTTGTCGCCAGGACGGGGGGGTTGTCGTCAATTGTTCTGATAGGGACGGGGCCGTGATCACGGGAAAGGGTCGGAGAGGGGAAGCTAGTGGTTGAACCTGGGAAGGTAACGATACGGCCAGGTGTTTAGCCAGGAGGGCAATCAATGCTTCGGGGCGGAAGGGCTTACTTAAAAAATCGTCACAACCAGCGGCCAGGATTTCCGTTCGTTCTTCTTCAAAGGCACTGGCGGTGAGGGCAATGATGACCGTATGTTGCCCCTGGGGGGTGGCCTTAATTTTTTCGGTCGCGCTCCGACCATCCAACACCGGCATTTGCATATCCATTAAAATCACCTGGGGCTGCCAACTTTCCCACAGGGCGATCGCCATTTCTCCATTTTCCGCCTCTTGGACAACGAAGCCTAGACTGGTGAGCAATTGCCGCAGTAATAGCCGACTTTCCGGACGGTCATCTACCACAAGAATTTTTTGATTGTAATGGTCCAGGGTCGGCAGAATTGCCGCTGAAATTTCCGGAGTCGAATGGGGGGCCGCCATCACCTGCACTGGAATAGCAAAAAAGAAAGCACTGCCCTGGTCGACCTTACTCCTAACTTGAATTTGTCCCCCCATCAACTGAACAAATTTTTGGCTGATGGGTAGCCCTAAACCATTACCTTGACAAGATTTCAGCCCCGTTTCTGTCTGGGCAAAGGGCACAAACAATTTATCCATTTCATGGGACGCAATGCCCGCCCCCGTATCCGATACCAAAAAATGGAGCCAGATGGATGCGCCCTCACCCCCATCGGACTGGGGAGTCTTTGTGGTGGTCAGACATTTAACTTTGAGGGTGACACCGCCCTGGGCAGTAAATTTAATGGCATTGGCCAACAAATTAATCAACACCTGCCGCAACTTGCCCCCATCAGTCTTAATCCATTGGGGCACCTCTGGCGATCGTTCCACCTGGAGGAGAAGTTGTTTTTCCTGGGTCCGTAGTTGAAAAAGGGCCTGGAGATTATCTAACAGACGATGGCAATCAATGGTTTTTTCGTTGAGGGTGGTACGGCCTGCCTCAATTTTGGACATTTCCAGAATGTCGTTAATCAGTTCTAGTAAATGCTCGCCGCTCCGGTTGATGATATCCAGGGTGGGACGGTGGGGGGCCAAACTGGGATCCCGATGTAACAGTTGACTAAAACCAATGATGGCATTGAGGGGAGTGCGCAATTCATGGCTAATGCTGGCCAAAAATTCCGTTTTAGCCCGATTGGCCGCATCTGCCGCTTCCTTGGCTTGGGTCAGGGTTGTTTCTGCTTGGTGCCGGGCCTGGGCGATCGCCAAAAATTGCCCCACCAGCTTGGCTAGGTTTAATTCCTCAGGGTTCCAGCTATAGTTGCTATGGAGATGGACCATGCTAATGTAGCCCAACACTTGGGCATCCTTGACCATGGGCACCACCAGGATGGATTTCACCAGATCAAACTGTAGGGAGACCTTATCCATCTCAGCCTCCGGGGGCATTTGCTCCACATCTTCCACTAAAACACCGTCACTGTCCTGCAAATTAGCCCAGATCCAGGGATAGGTGGCCACCGGCACCCCTTGAAAAGTTGATAACCGAGGAGCAGTACCCACTGCGCACCATTCTTCCGCCATATGTAAACAGTCCTTGGCCGGATCGTGGTAAATCACATGGACCCGCTGACAACCAAACAACAGCCCCAGTTGCTCCATGGCAAAATGCACCGCCGTGGCCCAGTCCTTTTCCAGCAGAGTTCTCGCAATCGCCCTCAGACAATCTTCTCGTTCCAACTTTTGCTCCAAAACTTCCCCCCGGCGATCGCCTATCAGCCTAGGATTTACACCATCCCACCAGTTGGGAACAGC is a window of Synechocystis sp. PCC 7338 DNA encoding:
- a CDS encoding leucyl aminopeptidase — translated: MQIRGTDYTALTWQGDALALGFFENATEISGDLAQLDDRLEGVLRELMEEKEFKGKAGQKLVARVGSKTPVKKLILVGLGEIEKFNSQVLGDGAAAIARLAKTEKVKTLGVSLPQREHDPAATAAILTEGILLALHQDNRFKSDPEDKEIKLTTVELLGLGEQATAISKAEKIVSGVILAREMVAAPANAVTPLTFTKIATELAQTYGLELEVLGQSECEALGMGAFLGVAKASDLPPQFIHLTYRPANPTKKLAIVGKSLTFDSGGLNIKGAGSGIETMKMDMGGGGATLGAAKVIAQLKPNVEVHFICAATENMISGKAMHPGDILTASNGKTIEVNNTDAEGRLTLADALVFAEKLGVEAIVDLATLTGACIVALGDDIGGLWSPNQELADQLKTAAEKAGEKFWQMPMEDKYFEGLKSPIADMKNTGPRAGGSITAALFLQQFIKETPWAHLDIAGPVWTDKQNGVHNAGATGYPVRTLVQWVLGLAE
- a CDS encoding putative toxin-antitoxin system toxin component, PIN family; its protein translation is MAINEKVELVKVNFHFDSCRDKKDNSLLDLAVSGNANYLVTGDSDLLALNPFQNVEIVSYQHFQTLILAIIDN
- a CDS encoding transglutaminase family protein — translated: MATYRIEHHTQYSFNQPVYLRPHRLRLRPRSNGWQNLLKYNLTIDPLPASLGEIITLDGNGEQKIWFTDPTEKLAIVVDSIVQTTMENPFNFLLEPWALKLPLDYPQSLAQQLRSYLVPYEGRLDPVAVELAQDIAHDCQRQPITFLQNLTQKLYEHCTYTVRATGEPWEAGVTWRSREGSCRDLTVLFMEVCRAMGLASRFVSGYEAGDPEVNQWELHAWAEVYLPGAGWRGYDPTHGLAVGDRHIALVASAIPAYCSPVGGEVAPVKTFLETGLTVQSELETEVKITAVNDA
- a CDS encoding glycosyltransferase family 1 protein — translated: MLKVCVDATAIRGQLSGIGFYNLSLLRALDQLQHSQQFQGQFCLQIYYQPGLKDWLRGKWQKNHHLTEFKDCSCLPLPVTLSDHLVSFPNPILNILNLLETRLGKPDLIHGTDHYIFPSRQSINLLTIHDLTFLKFPEFVPPIVQRYHQRILRCLPFAQGILTFAESTKREINEYYQFPLERIFVTPQASRYQGLTLTPENLVALPQPIPYDFNLPYFLFVSTLEPRKNVVGLIKAFNLFKQATKAPHQLVLIGQLGWKYEPILEAITNSPHNNEIHRLSYLPNQWLAMFYQRATAFVYPSFYEGFGLPVMEAMNFGLPVITSNGGSLPEVVADSGVLVDPQDIQTLALALEKIVSDTDWRDHLRQKSLTRSKDFSWENTARKTLEVYQILSN
- a CDS encoding hybrid sensor histidine kinase/response regulator — translated: MGQDCKTLFIVDDTPDNVRLLANLLSAHGYRIRKALDANFALKSIEQSPPDLILLDVNMPTMNGYEMCARLKSNPDTQEIPIIFISALDNVFDKVKAFNLGGADYITKPFQMEEVLARIEHQLLLLQQKHQLRAEIQERKRAEQSLEVSLRVVSHDLRNPVLGLSMVLNNCLKRADPNQTELSLPRQTLEQMARSCERQLALINSLVESQHWEQQGVPLVLRRLDLGTLVRDFAQEWSLGLGEQEVTLSLNLGENLPLIMGDANFLWRVLENLLTNSLKYNPLPRSQPLNITITVTAIGQTLTCRVKDNGVGVDLAIADRVFDRYQRGDRDNNPLGLGLGLYVCKLIVEAHGGQIGLDTAVNKGAEVYFTLPLEKVPA
- a CDS encoding response regulator, encoding MEREDCLRAIARTLLEKDWATAVHFAMEQLGLLFGCQRVHVIYHDPAKDCLHMAEEWCAVGTAPRLSTFQGVPVATYPWIWANLQDSDGVLVEDVEQMPPEAEMDKVSLQFDLVKSILVVPMVKDAQVLGYISMVHLHSNYSWNPEELNLAKLVGQFLAIAQARHQAETTLTQAKEAADAANRAKTEFLASISHELRTPLNAIIGFSQLLHRDPSLAPHRPTLDIINRSGEHLLELINDILEMSKIEAGRTTLNEKTIDCHRLLDNLQALFQLRTQEKQLLLQVERSPEVPQWIKTDGGKLRQVLINLLANAIKFTAQGGVTLKVKCLTTTKTPQSDGGEGASIWLHFLVSDTGAGIASHEMDKLFVPFAQTETGLKSCQGNGLGLPISQKFVQLMGGQIQVRSKVDQGSAFFFAIPVQVMAAPHSTPEISAAILPTLDHYNQKILVVDDRPESRLLLRQLLTSLGFVVQEAENGEMAIALWESWQPQVILMDMQMPVLDGRSATEKIKATPQGQHTVIIALTASAFEEERTEILAAGCDDFLSKPFRPEALIALLAKHLAVSLPSQVQPLASPLRPFPVITAPSLSEQLTTTPPSWRQQMAKMALECNDNDLIALVESLPTLSPSLAHLLATWAREYRFEQIFLTIESSLGEATLAGQPS